One region of Intestinimonas massiliensis (ex Afouda et al. 2020) genomic DNA includes:
- a CDS encoding HlyD family efflux transporter periplasmic adaptor subunit, whose protein sequence is MKLNLGQNPAPTQTPSGGAAVKPSRKKGPGKKLVALVLVCAIAGGGLRFAFGRTKASAAPSASSAYTTAAVERRNITASITGSGTLEAANSYSVTTLLEGTILTAEFEEGDQVEEGTVLYTIDSSNASSSLEKAEISLNQSQRSYNNKLKNQEDLNVTATASGRVIALDVEVGDDVSAGQTVATIRNSDVMGLTVPFPADDAAGFSLGQTASVTLDSTFETLNGTVSKISAVDTVLSGNRIVREVTIDVSNPGGISTSQSASAEIAGVGSSSGGTFAYADEAAVTAKISGEVASLRVSEGDWVDKDQLLLVLSSDTLADEIQSASESLRSAQLSLESQYDQLADYTITSPISGTIIDKNYKAGETSESNQVLCSIYDLSYLTMTLSVDELDIADIAVGQTVSITADAVDDQTYKGVVTKVSVAGTSSSGVTTYPVTIRIDETDGLLPGMSADATIVLGSAEGVLTIPSAALMRGSLVLVTADSPSAANGASGESDASASQQGGGYVSVQVTVGIRDDNYLEITSGLQEGDTVAYIPTTSSGNTFQMGMMPGGGIPGVGGMPGGGGGGMGGAPGGF, encoded by the coding sequence ATGAAACTCAACCTGGGACAGAATCCGGCACCCACGCAGACCCCCTCCGGCGGCGCCGCGGTCAAGCCAAGCAGAAAAAAGGGACCTGGAAAAAAGCTGGTGGCCTTGGTCTTGGTGTGCGCCATCGCGGGCGGCGGCCTCCGGTTCGCCTTCGGCCGCACCAAGGCTTCCGCCGCACCGTCGGCCAGCAGCGCCTATACCACCGCCGCCGTAGAGCGGCGTAACATCACCGCCTCCATCACCGGCAGCGGCACGCTGGAGGCCGCCAACTCCTACTCAGTCACCACCCTGCTGGAGGGCACCATCCTCACCGCCGAATTTGAAGAGGGCGACCAGGTGGAGGAGGGCACCGTCCTCTACACCATTGACTCCTCCAACGCCTCCAGCTCCCTGGAGAAGGCGGAGATCTCCCTGAATCAGTCCCAGCGCAGCTACAACAACAAGCTCAAAAACCAGGAGGATCTGAACGTCACTGCCACCGCCTCCGGCCGGGTGATCGCTCTGGACGTGGAGGTGGGCGACGACGTGTCGGCGGGCCAGACGGTGGCCACCATCCGCAACTCCGACGTGATGGGCCTCACCGTCCCCTTCCCCGCCGACGACGCCGCCGGCTTCTCCCTGGGCCAGACCGCCTCCGTCACCCTGGACAGCACCTTTGAGACCCTGAACGGCACGGTGAGCAAGATCTCCGCCGTCGACACCGTGCTCAGCGGCAACCGGATCGTGCGCGAGGTGACCATCGACGTGTCCAACCCCGGCGGCATCTCCACCAGCCAGAGCGCCTCCGCCGAGATCGCCGGCGTGGGCAGCAGCTCCGGCGGCACCTTCGCGTACGCGGACGAGGCTGCGGTCACGGCCAAAATCTCCGGCGAGGTGGCCTCCCTCCGCGTCTCCGAGGGAGACTGGGTGGACAAGGACCAGCTTTTGCTCGTCCTGTCCAGCGACACCCTGGCCGATGAGATCCAAAGCGCCTCTGAATCCCTGCGCAGCGCCCAGCTCTCTCTGGAATCCCAGTACGACCAGTTGGCCGACTACACCATCACCTCTCCCATCTCCGGCACCATCATCGACAAGAACTACAAGGCCGGAGAGACCTCCGAGTCCAACCAGGTCCTGTGCTCCATCTACGATCTGTCCTATCTGACCATGACCCTCAGCGTGGATGAGCTGGACATTGCCGACATCGCCGTGGGTCAGACCGTCTCCATCACGGCCGACGCCGTGGACGATCAGACCTACAAGGGCGTGGTCACCAAGGTCAGCGTGGCGGGCACCTCCTCCAGCGGCGTCACGACCTACCCCGTCACCATCCGCATCGACGAGACCGACGGCCTTCTTCCCGGCATGAGCGCCGACGCCACCATCGTTCTGGGAAGCGCCGAGGGCGTGCTGACCATTCCCTCCGCCGCTCTCATGCGGGGCAGCCTGGTGCTGGTCACCGCCGATTCCCCCAGCGCCGCCAACGGCGCCTCCGGTGAGTCGGATGCCTCCGCCAGTCAGCAGGGCGGCGGCTACGTCTCGGTCCAGGTCACCGTCGGCATCCGTGACGACAACTACCTGGAGATCACTTCCGGCCTGCAGGAGGGCGACACAGTGGCCTACATCCCCACCACCTCCTCCGGCAACACCTTCCAGATGGGCATGATGCCCGGCGGAGGCATCCCCGGCGTAGGCGGCATGCCCGGCGGCGGTGGCGGCGGCATGGGCGGCGCGCCGGGAGGGTTCTGA